The proteins below come from a single Benincasa hispida cultivar B227 chromosome 4, ASM972705v1, whole genome shotgun sequence genomic window:
- the LOC120075541 gene encoding ACT domain-containing protein ACR6-like yields the protein MDNEYDKLIRRLNPPRVVIDNSACKDATVIQVDSMNKHGILLKVVQVLMDMNLIITKAYISSDGGWFMDVFNVITYEGGKIRDQEVINAIQMRLEVDASFVPSLRESVGVMPSEDHTSIELSGTDRPGLLSEVCAVLADLHCNVVNADVWTHNNRAAAVVHVTDDATGRAINDPQRLLTIKELLCNVLRGNGELKEAKMTLSPPGVTSTDRRLHQIMLADRDYERAAKTRLEVEDKNTRPHVTVLDCTEKDYTVITTRSRDRPKLLFDIICTLTDMEYVVFHGMVNTGRMEAYLEFYIRHKDGLPISSEAERDRVLHCLEAAIERRESEGLKLELHAEDRVGLLSDITRIFRENSLCIRRAEIATKRGKAKDIFYVTDMTGTTIDTKIVESIRKQIGNAMLQVKQNSSLSETPPKDTSTGFFLGYFFKARTFQNFKLIRSYS from the exons ATGGACAACGAGTATGACAAACTTATCAGGCGCCTGAACCCGCCCAG GGTTGTGATTGACAATAGCGCTTGTAAGGATGCTACAGTGATCCAG GTTGACAGTATGAACAAACATGGGATTCTCTTGAAAGTTGTGCAAGTCCTCATGGATATGAACCTAATAATTACCAAAGCTTACATCTCCTCTGATGGAGGTTGGTTCATGGATG TTTTTAATGTTATTACTTATGAGGGAGGCAAAATCAGAGATCAAGAAGTGATAAACGCCattcaaatg AGGCTTGAGGTTGATGCGAGTTTCGTGCCATCCTTGAGGGAGTCCGTCGGTGTGATGCCATCCGAAGATCACACCTCAATCGAGCTGTCTGGTACTGACAGGCCTGGTTTATTGTCTGAAGTTTGTGCTGTTCTTGCGGACCTTCACTGTAATGTAGTAAATGCTGATGTTTGGACACACAATAATAGGGCTGCAGCTGTAGTACATGTGACAGATGATGCCACTGGCCGAGCAATCAACGATCCGCAGCGGCTCTTAACAATCAAAGAATTATTGTGCAATGTTCTTAGAGGGAATGGCGAGTTAAAGGAAGCCAAAATGACCCTTTCTCCTCCTGGGGTCACCAGCACAGACAGAAGGCTGCATCAGATCATGCTGGCTGATAGAGATTATGAAAGGGCTGCCAAAACCAGGCTTGAGGTTGAAGATAAGAACACGAGACCCCATGTTACTGTCTTGGATTGCACTGAGAAGGATTATACTGTGATTACTACCAGATCTCGAGATCGGCCTAAGCTGCTATTTGATATCATTTGCACTTTGACGGACATGGAATATGTTGTCTTTCATGGGATGGTCAACACTGGGAGGATGGAAGCTTATCTG GAATTTTACATAAGACATAAGGATGGGTTGCCGATTAGCTCCGAAGCGGAAAGAGATAGAGTATTGCACTGTCTTGAGGCAGCCATTGAAAGAAGGGAGTCTGAG GGGCTTAAGCTAGAACTGCATGCAGAAGACAGAGTTGGGCTTCTCTCAGATATCACAAGAATATTTAGGGAGAACAGCTTGTGTATCAGGAGAGCAGAAATAGCCACCAAACGTGGAAAAGCAAAAGACATTTTCTATGTCACTGACATGACAGGAACCACCATTGATACTAAGATCGTCGAGTCCATTCGAAAACAGATCGGCAATGCCATGCTACAGGTGAAACAGAACTCGTCTCTCTCTGAAACGCCTCCAAAGGATACGTCGACAGGATTCTTCTTGGGGTACTTCTTCAAAGCAAGAACTTTCcagaatttcaaattgataagatcCTACTCTTGA
- the LOC120075540 gene encoding pentatricopeptide repeat-containing protein At5g14080, with translation MKPHIPELATRVSRAILSISNHTSPAGSWTPSLEQNLHRLGFRQTLNPSLVSQVIDPHLLTHHSLALGFFNWASQQPGFAHNSDSYKSILKSLSLSRQFGAIHSLLKQVKTQKIGLDLSVYCSVIDSLIIGKKTHDAFLVFNEVTDVIGSESCNSLLAALASDGFFEHAQKVFGEMSLKCIPFNTLGFGVFIWRVCRNTDVVKVLNMIDDARTNNSEINGSVIATLIIHGLCGASRLAEASNILDELKNRGCKPDFLTYWILGEAFRSSGNVVDREKILKKKRKLGVAPRLNEYKEYLFALIAGRRICEAKELGEVIVKGNFPMDEEVSNVLIGSVASIDPYSAIIFFKFMVEKGRFPTLLTLRNLSRNLCKHGKIDELLEVYQVLSRNNYFNDFDRYHLRISFLCKAGMVKEAYGVLQEMKKNGFTPDVSFYNSVLETCCREDLLRPAKKLWDEMFASGCDGNLKTYNILIQKFSKSNQIEEALVLYHHMLGKSVEPDITIYMSLLQGLCQHSQLEAAFEVFSKSVEQDVNLAGTLLSTFILCLCKAGHFLAASKLLCGLSSDIAHPVTHVTLLKGFADAGKVPLAKQHLEWVQETSPSMLSVISSELLAFLPSSPRADQILQILQTIQELSRFSN, from the exons atgaaaccccACATACCAGAATTAGCTACTCGAGTGAGCAGAGCCAtactttcaatttcaaatcaCACAAGCCCGGCTGGATCATGGACCCCTTCACTGGAGCAGAATTTGCATCGACTCGGTTTTCGCCAAACGTTAAATCCATCTCTCGTCTCTCAAGTCATCGACCCTCATCTTCTTACCCATCACTCCCTCGCTCTCGGTTTCTTCAATTGGGCTTCTCAGCAACCTGGTTTCGCCCACAATTCCGATTCATACAAGTCGATTCTCAAGTCTCTCTCTCTTTCACGCCAATTTGGGGCCATTCATAGTCTCTTGAAACAGGTAAAAACTCAGAAAATTGGCCTCGATTTATCAGTTTATTGCTCTGTTATTGATTCCTTGATCATTGGCAAGAAGACCCATGATgcttttttggtttttaatgaGGTTACTGATGTTATTGGATCCGAATCATGTAATTCGCTTTTGGCTGCTCTTGCTTCTGATGGGTTTTTTGAGCATGCCCAGAAAGTTTTCGGTGAAATGTCTCTTAAATGCATTCCTTTTAACACTCTTGGCTTTGGTGTGTTTATATGGAGGGTTTGTAGAAATACTGATGTAGTTAAAGTTTTGAACATGATAGATGATGCCAGGACCAACAATTCGGAGATCAATGGTTCTGTTATTGCCACATTGATCATTCATGGGCTCTGTGGGGCGTCTAGACTTGCAGAAGCTTCAAACATTTTGGATGAGCTTAAGAATAGGGGTTGCAAGCCCGACTTTTTGACGTATTGGATTCTTGGAGAAGCGTTTCGGTCATCAGGGAATGTGGTTGACAGGGAGAAAAtcctgaagaagaagagaaagttGGGGGTAGCTCCAAGGCTTAATGAATACAAGGAGTATTTATTTGCTTTAATAGCTGGAAGACGGATATGTGAAGCTAAAGAGTTAGGTGAAGTTATTGTCAAAGGAAATTTTCCTATGGATGAGGAGGTTTCTAATGTGCTGATAGGGTCAGTGGCTTCCATTGATCCTTATTCTGCTATTATTTTCTTCAAGTTCATGGTCGAGAAAGGGAGATTCCCAACTCTCTTGACTTTAAGAAATCTGAGTAGGAATTTATGTAAGCATGGAAAGATTGATGAACTGTTGGAAGTTTACCAAGTTCTGAGTAGAAATAACTACTTCAATGATTTTGATAGATATCATTTAAGAATTTCATTCTTATGCAAGGCTGGAATGGTGAAAGAGGCCTATGGTGTTTTGCAGGAGATGAAGAAAAATGGATTTACCCCTGATGTATCTTTTTACAATTCTGTCCTAGAAACATGTTGTAGAGAAGATTTGCTTCGGCCTGCTAAGAAGCTGTGGGATGAGATGTTTGCTAGTGGCTGTGATGGTAATTTGAAGACGTATAACATCCTCATTCAAAAGTTCTCAAAATCCAATCAAATCGAGGAAGCTTTGGTGCTTTACCATCATATGCTTGGAAAATCGGTTGAACCCGATATTACAATCTACATGTCCCTGCTTCAAGGGCTCTGTCAGCATTCACAACTTGAAGCTGCTTTTGAAGTCTTTAGCAAGTCTGTAGAACAGGATGTAAATCTTGCGGGAACCTTGCTGAGCACTTTTATCTTGTGTCTATGTAAAGCAG GTCATTTCCTTGCTGCATCCAAGTTACTCTGTGGTCTATCAAGCGACATTGCTCACCCAGTCACCCATGTAACTTTACTGAAAGGTTTTGCAGATGCTGGAAAGGTTCCACTGGCTAAGCAACATTTAGAATGGGTTCAAGAGACTTCTCCATCAATGTTGTCTGTTATATCCAGTGAGTTATTAGCATTTCTTCCTTCCTCCCCAAGAGCAGATCAAATTTTACAGATTCTTCAAACAATACAAGAACTATCACGTTTTAGCAATTGA